The Streptomyces laurentii genome contains a region encoding:
- a CDS encoding AMP-dependent synthetase and ligase (identified by MetaGeneAnnotator; putative;~sequence version:1): MIPGRSFPKILTRRVGTSAAGTAEVCDALMVLPPYRALGATRRPSRLTDTTVSLLPVHPAADLLLPAAIHRACADLREISVVRKLFTRPDFRIPGAA; the protein is encoded by the coding sequence GTGATCCCGGGCCGGTCCTTCCCGAAGATCTTGACCAGAAGAGTGGGTACGTCCGCGGCGGGGACGGCTGAGGTCTGCGATGCGCTCATGGTGCTTCCACCGTATCGGGCACTCGGTGCCACCCGCCGCCCGTCCCGACTGACGGACACGACCGTGAGCCTCCTGCCCGTCCACCCCGCCGCCGACCTGCTTTTACCCGCCGCGATCCACCGCGCGTGTGCGGACTTGCGCGAGATATCGGTCGTGCGCAAGCTCTTCACGCGGCCCGACTTTCGGATTCCGGGGGCGGCCTGA
- a CDS encoding 3-phosphoserine phosphatase (3-phosphoserine phosphatase [Streptomyces albus J1074];~ACT domains are commonly involved in specifically binding an amino acid or other small ligand leading to regulation of the enzyme; cl09141;~CT domains found N-terminal of phosphoserine phosphatase (PSP, SerB); cd04870;~Haloacid dehalogenase-like hydrolases. The haloaciddehalogenase-like (HAD) superfamily includes L-2-haloacid dehalogenase, epoxide hydrolase, phosphoserine phosphatase, phosphomannomutase, phosphoglycolate phosphatase, P-type ATPase, and many others; cd01427;~identified by MetaGeneAnnotator; putative;~motif II;~phosphoserine phosphatase SerB; TIGR00338), with protein sequence MSASQTSAVPAADVPTLLVKIFGKDRPGITAGLFDTLAAYSVDVVDIEQVVSRGRLVLCALVTEPTVASQGELRATVHSWAESMKLQAEIISGTGDNRPRGEGRSHVTVLGHPLTAEQTAAIAARIAGAGGNIDRIFRLAKYPVTAVEFAVSGCGTEELRTALAVEAHTVGVDVAVVSAGLHRRAQRLVVMDVDSTLIQDEVIELFAAHAGCEDKVAEVTAAAMRGELDFEQSLHARVALLAGLDASVVDKVRAEVRLTPGARTLIRTLKRLGYQVGVVSGGFTQVTDDLRERLGLDFAQANTLEIEDGKLTGRVTGEIVDRAGKARLLRRFAEEAGVPLAQTVAIGDGANDLDMLNTAGLGVAFNAKPVVREAAHTAVNVPFLDTVLYLLGITREEVEAADGGTGELLS encoded by the coding sequence ATGAGCGCATCGCAGACCTCAGCCGTCCCCGCCGCGGACGTACCCACTCTTCTGGTCAAGATCTTCGGGAAGGACCGGCCCGGGATCACCGCCGGTCTCTTCGACACCCTCGCCGCCTACTCCGTCGACGTCGTGGACATCGAGCAGGTCGTGTCCCGGGGCCGGCTCGTCCTGTGCGCACTGGTCACCGAGCCGACGGTGGCCTCGCAGGGCGAGCTGCGGGCGACCGTGCACAGCTGGGCCGAGTCCATGAAGCTTCAAGCCGAGATCATCTCGGGCACCGGTGACAACCGTCCGCGCGGCGAGGGCCGCTCGCACGTCACCGTCCTCGGTCACCCGCTGACCGCCGAGCAGACGGCGGCCATAGCGGCCAGGATCGCCGGGGCGGGCGGCAACATCGACCGTATCTTCCGGCTGGCCAAGTACCCGGTGACGGCGGTCGAGTTCGCCGTCTCGGGCTGCGGTACGGAGGAGCTGCGCACGGCGCTGGCCGTCGAGGCGCACACGGTCGGCGTGGACGTGGCCGTCGTCTCCGCCGGGCTGCACCGCCGGGCCCAGCGGCTCGTCGTCATGGACGTCGACTCGACGCTGATCCAGGACGAGGTGATCGAGCTGTTCGCGGCGCACGCGGGCTGCGAGGACAAGGTCGCCGAGGTGACGGCCGCGGCGATGCGCGGCGAGCTGGACTTCGAACAGTCCCTGCACGCGCGGGTGGCGCTGCTGGCGGGCCTGGACGCCTCGGTGGTGGACAAGGTCCGCGCCGAGGTGCGGCTGACGCCCGGGGCGCGCACCCTGATCCGTACCCTCAAGCGGCTCGGCTACCAGGTGGGCGTGGTCTCCGGCGGGTTCACGCAGGTCACCGACGATCTGCGGGAGCGGCTCGGGCTCGACTTCGCCCAGGCCAACACCCTGGAGATCGAGGACGGCAAGCTCACCGGCCGGGTCACCGGGGAGATCGTGGACCGGGCGGGCAAGGCGCGGCTGCTGCGCCGCTTCGCCGAGGAGGCGGGCGTCCCGCTGGCGCAGACGGTCGCGATCGGCGACGGCGCCAACGACCTGGACATGCTGAACACGGCGGGCCTCGGAGTGGCCTTCAACGCCAAGCCGGTGGTGCGCGAGGCCGCGCACACCGCGGTGAACGTGCCCTTCCTGGACACGGTCCTCTATCTGCTCGGGATCACCCGCGAAGAGGTCGAGGCGGCGGACGGCGGCACGGGCGAGCTGCTGAGCTGA
- a CDS encoding phosphohistidine phosphatase (Histidine phosphatase domain found in phosphoglycerate mutases and related proteins, mostly phosphatases; contains a His residue which is phosphorylated during the reaction; cd07067;~catalytic core [active];~identified by MetaGeneAnnotator; putative;~phosphohistidine phosphatase [Streptomyces sp. C]) has product MSVDTPRRIVLLRHAKADWPQTSDHERPLAERGRTDAPVAGRRLADTGIGFDLALCSTALRTRETWKLAVQELPERPKTVYEERIYEASPGELIALLNETPDAVADLLLVGHNPGMHGLADILTGRSEGDALARMNQVGFPTAAFAVLTFDGSWKSVEPGTGTLVDFWTPHA; this is encoded by the coding sequence ATGAGCGTCGACACACCCCGCAGGATCGTGCTGCTTCGACACGCCAAGGCGGACTGGCCCCAGACCTCCGACCACGAGCGCCCGCTCGCCGAGCGCGGCCGTACGGACGCCCCCGTCGCGGGCCGCAGACTGGCCGACACCGGGATCGGCTTCGACCTGGCCCTCTGCTCGACCGCGCTGCGGACGCGCGAGACCTGGAAGCTGGCCGTCCAGGAGCTGCCCGAGCGCCCGAAGACCGTCTACGAGGAGCGGATCTACGAGGCCTCGCCCGGCGAGCTCATCGCCCTGCTCAACGAGACCCCGGACGCCGTCGCCGACCTGCTGCTCGTCGGCCACAACCCCGGCATGCACGGGCTCGCCGACATCCTCACGGGCCGGTCCGAGGGCGACGCCCTGGCCCGGATGAACCAGGTCGGCTTCCCGACGGCGGCCTTCGCCGTCCTCACCTTCGACGGCTCCTGGAAGTCCGTCGAGCCCGGCACCGGGACCCTCGTCGACTTCTGGACCCCGCACGCCTGA
- a CDS encoding hypothetical protein (identified by MetaGeneAnnotator; putative;~sequence version:1): MTARTHTGVRPMAAGTATRLPWWALSLSMVAFAALFVFMAGQGEARATAGDAADEGVGGVLTRVQQIQHSLSR; this comes from the coding sequence ATGACGGCGCGAACCCACACCGGCGTCCGGCCCATGGCGGCCGGCACCGCCACCCGGCTTCCCTGGTGGGCGCTGTCGCTGTCCATGGTCGCGTTCGCCGCGCTCTTCGTGTTCATGGCGGGCCAGGGCGAGGCGCGGGCGACCGCCGGCGACGCGGCCGACGAGGGCGTCGGCGGCGTCCTCACGCGCGTCCAGCAGATCCAGCATTCGCTGTCACGCTGA
- a CDS encoding hypothetical protein (identified by MetaGeneAnnotator; putative;~sequence version:1): MSGTDNLWYELWLYKGDLVLSFHLAVGGYAALWTTGTGGRGATAWMQNGGDFVSYDRDGGPL, from the coding sequence ATGTCGGGGACCGACAACCTCTGGTACGAGCTGTGGCTGTACAAGGGCGACCTCGTCCTCTCCTTCCACCTCGCCGTCGGCGGATACGCCGCCCTGTGGACCACCGGCACCGGCGGGCGGGGAGCGACCGCCTGGATGCAGAACGGCGGCGACTTCGTGAGCTACGACCGGGACGGCGGGCCCCTGTGA
- a CDS encoding integral membrane transporter (The Major Facilitator Superfamily (MFS) isa large and diverse group of secondary transporters that includes uniporters, symporters, and antiporters. MFS proteins facilitate the transport across cytoplasmic or internal membranes of a variety of...; cd06174;~cyanate transporter; TIGR00896;~identified by MetaGeneAnnotator; putative;~integral membrane transporter [Streptomyces lividans TK24]), which yields MPDEPQTLDHATRTPPGRPGDRSRGADGAPAAADSAAPAGPARWVGRFVAVGLVLAALNLRPAITSLGALLEEVSQGLHMSGSVAGVLTSVPSLCFAVFGITAPRLAGRFGPGAVVAAGMAAICAGLALRPFASGTVTFLAASALALMGIALSNVLMPVIVKKYFPDRIGSMTGLYSMALAMGTSVAAAATVPLTGALGGSWRLGLGVWAALAAVAVLAWVPLVRDRATTPGGPRVITGKGGAAGKGGAAGTGEPGAAPAGSTAGTAAETATGAEAAVPSAVAPRVTRSRTAWALGAFFGLQSTGAYITMGWIPQIFRDSGVSAETAGVLLAVTMVMGVPLAFVIPRLATRMRTQGPIVIALGLCGLTGYTGLYLAPAGGAWVWALLLGVSNCAFPLALTMIGLRSRTGAGVVKLSAFAQSVGYLISIPGPLLVGVLYQHSGGWGLPVMLMGGLLIPQMIVGTLAGRDRTVEDEC from the coding sequence ATGCCTGACGAGCCCCAGACACTCGACCACGCCACCAGGACGCCTCCTGGACGGCCCGGTGACCGCTCCCGCGGCGCCGACGGCGCCCCGGCCGCCGCCGATTCTGCCGCACCCGCCGGACCCGCCCGCTGGGTCGGCCGGTTCGTCGCCGTCGGACTCGTCCTGGCCGCCCTCAACCTGCGCCCGGCCATCACCAGCCTCGGCGCCCTGCTCGAAGAGGTCAGCCAGGGCCTCCACATGAGCGGCAGCGTGGCCGGCGTCCTCACCTCCGTACCCTCGCTCTGCTTCGCCGTGTTCGGCATCACCGCCCCGCGCCTCGCCGGCCGCTTCGGCCCCGGGGCCGTCGTCGCCGCCGGCATGGCCGCGATCTGCGCGGGCCTGGCCCTGCGCCCCTTCGCGAGCGGCACCGTCACCTTCCTCGCCGCGAGCGCCCTCGCCCTCATGGGCATCGCGCTCAGCAACGTCCTCATGCCGGTCATCGTCAAGAAGTACTTCCCGGACCGCATCGGCAGCATGACCGGCCTCTACTCGATGGCCCTGGCCATGGGCACCTCGGTGGCCGCCGCCGCGACCGTGCCCCTGACCGGGGCCCTCGGCGGCAGCTGGCGGCTCGGCCTCGGCGTCTGGGCGGCGCTCGCCGCCGTCGCCGTCCTGGCGTGGGTGCCCCTGGTCCGCGACCGCGCGACGACGCCGGGCGGCCCGCGCGTGATCACCGGGAAGGGCGGTGCCGCCGGGAAGGGCGGTGCCGCCGGTACGGGCGAACCGGGCGCCGCACCGGCCGGAAGCACGGCCGGAACCGCGGCCGAGACAGCGACCGGAGCCGAGGCGGCGGTGCCGTCCGCCGTCGCGCCCCGGGTGACCCGGAGCCGTACCGCCTGGGCGCTCGGCGCCTTCTTCGGCCTCCAGTCCACCGGCGCGTACATCACCATGGGCTGGATCCCGCAGATCTTCCGCGACTCAGGCGTCTCCGCCGAGACCGCGGGCGTGCTCCTCGCCGTCACCATGGTCATGGGCGTGCCGCTGGCCTTCGTCATCCCCCGCCTCGCCACCCGGATGCGCACCCAGGGCCCCATCGTCATCGCCCTCGGCCTGTGCGGCCTCACCGGCTACACCGGTCTCTACCTCGCCCCGGCCGGCGGCGCCTGGGTCTGGGCCCTGCTGCTGGGCGTCTCCAACTGCGCCTTCCCGCTCGCCCTCACCATGATCGGGCTGCGCTCGCGCACCGGTGCCGGCGTCGTGAAGCTCTCCGCCTTCGCGCAGAGCGTCGGCTACCTCATCTCCATCCCCGGACCGCTCCTGGTCGGCGTGCTCTACCAGCACAGCGGTGGCTGGGGCCTGCCCGTCATGCTGATGGGCGGCCTGCTGATCCCGCAGATGATCGTCGGCACCCTCGCCGGGAGGGACCGGACGGTCGAGGACGAATGCTGA
- a CDS encoding gntR-family transcriptional regulator (DNA-binding site [nucleotide binding];~FCD domain; cl11656;~GntR-family transcriptional regulator [Streptomyces albus J1074];~Winged helix-turn-helix (WHTH) DNA-binding domain of the GntR family of transcriptional regulators; cd07377;~identified by MetaGeneAnnotator; putative) encodes MALGQPRRSGLSDQVITQLRNQITSGEWPVGTRIPTEPELVDQLGVARNTVREAVRALAHNGLLDIRQGSGTYVVATSELAGVMHRRFAGSDPRHVAELRATLESSAARLAAERRTDRDLKQLDALLLRREEAWDARDAEEFVTADAAFHHAVVVASHNDVLLEIYADLGHVLRAWLREDVGETLRPENHMDHTRLVEAIHAGDGERAATEAAGYPFMCLRVPKTEEPPKAEEPLETQEPSKAQGSPKSPGTPEP; translated from the coding sequence ATGGCGCTCGGCCAGCCACGGCGCAGCGGGCTCTCCGACCAGGTGATCACCCAGCTGCGGAACCAGATCACCTCGGGCGAGTGGCCGGTCGGCACACGGATCCCGACGGAACCGGAACTGGTCGACCAGCTCGGCGTCGCCCGTAACACCGTCCGCGAGGCGGTCCGCGCGCTCGCCCACAACGGGCTGCTCGACATCCGCCAGGGCTCGGGCACCTACGTGGTGGCGACGAGTGAACTGGCCGGGGTGATGCACCGCCGGTTCGCCGGCTCGGACCCCCGGCACGTGGCCGAACTGCGCGCCACCCTGGAGTCCTCGGCGGCCCGGCTCGCCGCCGAACGGCGCACCGACCGGGACCTCAAGCAGCTCGACGCGCTGCTGCTGCGCCGCGAGGAGGCCTGGGACGCGCGGGACGCGGAGGAGTTCGTCACGGCGGACGCGGCCTTCCACCACGCGGTGGTGGTCGCCTCGCACAACGACGTACTCCTGGAGATCTACGCGGACCTGGGCCACGTGCTGCGCGCGTGGCTGCGGGAGGACGTGGGCGAGACGCTGCGCCCGGAGAACCACATGGACCACACGCGCCTGGTGGAGGCGATCCACGCGGGCGACGGCGAGCGGGCGGCGACGGAGGCGGCCGGCTATCCGTTCATGTGCCTGCGCGTGCCGAAGACGGAAGAGCCCCCGAAGGCCGAGGAGCCCCTGGAGACGCAGGAGCCCTCGAAGGCACAGGGTTCTCCGAAGAGTCCGGGGACTCCGGAGCCGTAA
- a CDS encoding hypothetical protein (identified by MetaGeneAnnotator; putative;~sequence version:1) — MRARHRGVRGLVSVGALLVGLAGLSVAADLHAAPDPPARVRVTDPVGTGAVSASGAGGAAHGSGPAPRDGEGETEGGGARQDAGPSCRVVAQGSVVTAHCRNPDPATDRVRLHVECARWWDVDSDSAPVDVDPADFARVTGRCWKEIRSAWVTHAPVGRGPDGLTAPESPDSSENPVPSRAPASPGAPRPSGALPSSARAGT, encoded by the coding sequence ATGCGCGCGCGGCATCGCGGGGTTCGCGGGCTCGTCTCGGTCGGCGCCCTCCTCGTCGGGCTCGCCGGTCTGTCCGTCGCCGCCGATCTGCACGCCGCGCCCGATCCGCCCGCCCGGGTCCGGGTCACGGACCCCGTCGGGACCGGGGCGGTGTCGGCGTCCGGGGCCGGGGGAGCGGCCCACGGCTCCGGCCCCGCGCCGAGGGACGGAGAGGGGGAGACGGAGGGCGGCGGGGCGCGGCAGGACGCCGGACCGTCCTGCCGGGTGGTCGCCCAGGGGTCCGTGGTCACGGCCCACTGCCGGAATCCCGACCCCGCCACCGACCGGGTCCGGCTGCACGTGGAATGCGCCCGCTGGTGGGACGTGGACAGCGACAGCGCCCCCGTCGACGTCGACCCGGCCGACTTCGCGCGGGTGACCGGCCGCTGCTGGAAGGAGATCCGCTCGGCCTGGGTCACCCACGCGCCGGTGGGGCGGGGGCCGGACGGGCTTACGGCTCCGGAGTCCCCGGACTCTTCGGAGAACCCTGTGCCTTCGAGGGCTCCTGCGTCTCCAGGGGCTCCTCGGCCTTCGGGGGCTCTTCCGTCTTCGGCACGCGCAGGCACATGA
- a CDS encoding enoyl-(acyl carrier protein) reductase (COG0623 Enoyl-[acyl-carrier-protein] reductase (NADH);~NAD(P) binding site [chemical binding];~Rossmann-fold NAD(P)(+)-binding proteins; cl09931;~enoyl-(acyl carrier protein) reductase [Streptomyces collinus Tu365];~enoyl-(acyl carrier protein) reductase; Provisional;~identified by MetaGeneAnnotator; putative), with product MSGILEGKRILITGVLMESSIAFHAAKLAQEQGAEIILTAWPRPTLTERIAKKLPRPEAVKVLELDVSNDEHLARLEGQVREHLGDRLDGVVHSIGFAPQDALGGNFLNTPFESVATAMHVSAFSLKSLTMALLPLMSEGGSVVGLTFDAQFAWPQYDWMGPTKAALEATSRYMARDLGKRDIRCNLVSAGPLGSMAAKSIPGFSDLASVWDSRSPLTWDLSDPEPAGRAIVALLSDWFPKTTGEIVHVDGGLHAIGA from the coding sequence ATGAGCGGAATTCTCGAGGGCAAGCGCATCCTGATCACCGGTGTGCTGATGGAGTCCTCCATCGCCTTCCACGCCGCGAAGCTGGCCCAGGAGCAGGGCGCGGAGATCATCCTCACCGCCTGGCCCCGGCCGACGCTTACCGAGCGCATCGCCAAGAAGCTGCCCCGCCCCGAGGCCGTCAAGGTCCTGGAGCTGGACGTCTCGAACGACGAGCACCTCGCCCGCCTGGAGGGCCAGGTGCGCGAGCACCTGGGCGACCGGCTGGACGGCGTCGTGCACTCCATCGGCTTCGCCCCGCAGGACGCGCTCGGCGGCAACTTCCTGAACACGCCGTTCGAGTCGGTCGCCACCGCCATGCACGTCTCGGCCTTCTCCCTGAAGTCCCTGACGATGGCGCTGCTGCCGCTGATGAGCGAGGGCGGCTCGGTCGTCGGCCTCACCTTCGACGCGCAGTTCGCCTGGCCGCAGTACGACTGGATGGGCCCGACCAAGGCCGCCCTGGAGGCCACCAGCCGCTACATGGCGCGTGACCTCGGCAAGCGGGACATCCGCTGCAACCTGGTCTCGGCGGGCCCGCTCGGCTCCATGGCCGCGAAGTCCATCCCGGGCTTCTCCGACCTGGCGAGCGTCTGGGACAGCCGTTCCCCGCTGACCTGGGACCTGTCCGACCCGGAGCCGGCCGGCCGCGCCATCGTCGCGCTGCTGTCCGACTGGTTCCCGAAGACGACGGGCGAGATCGTCCACGTGGACGGCGGTCTGCACGCCATCGGCGCCTGA
- a CDS encoding 3-oxoacyl-ACP reductase (3-oxoacyl-(acyl-carrier-protein) reductase; TIGR01830;~3-oxoacyl-ACP reductase [Nocardia brasiliensis ATCC700358];~COG1028 Dehydrogenases with different specificities (related to short-chain alcohol dehydrogenases);~NAD(P) binding site [chemical binding];~Rossmann-fold NAD(P)(+)-binding proteins; cl09931;~identified by MetaGeneAnnotator; putative), translating into MSRSVLVTGGNRGIGLAIARAFADAGDKVAITYRSGDPVELEKAGFLAVKCDITDTEQVDQAYKEIEEKHGPVEVLVANAGVTKDQLLMRMSEEDFASVLDTNLTGTFRVVKRANRAMLRARKGRVVLISSVVGLLGSAGQANYAASKAGLVGFARSLARELGSRNITFNVVAPGFVDTDMTKVLTDEQRAGIVSQVPLGRYAQPEEIAAAVRFLASDDASYITGAVIPVDGGLGMGH; encoded by the coding sequence TTGAGCCGCTCGGTTCTCGTCACCGGAGGAAACCGGGGCATCGGCCTCGCCATCGCCCGCGCGTTCGCCGACGCCGGTGACAAGGTCGCCATCACGTACCGCTCGGGTGACCCGGTGGAGCTCGAGAAGGCCGGGTTCCTGGCCGTCAAGTGCGACATCACCGACACCGAGCAGGTGGATCAGGCCTACAAGGAGATCGAGGAGAAGCACGGTCCGGTCGAGGTGCTCGTGGCCAACGCGGGCGTGACCAAGGACCAGCTCCTCATGCGGATGTCCGAGGAGGACTTCGCGTCCGTCCTCGACACCAACCTCACCGGCACCTTCCGGGTCGTGAAGCGCGCCAACCGCGCCATGCTGCGGGCCCGCAAGGGCCGGGTCGTGCTGATCTCCTCGGTCGTCGGTCTGCTCGGCTCGGCGGGCCAGGCGAACTACGCCGCCTCGAAGGCCGGACTGGTCGGATTCGCGCGGTCGCTGGCCCGGGAGCTGGGCTCGCGCAACATCACCTTCAACGTCGTCGCGCCCGGTTTCGTCGACACGGACATGACCAAGGTGCTCACGGACGAGCAGCGCGCCGGGATCGTCTCCCAGGTGCCGCTCGGCCGCTACGCGCAGCCGGAGGAGATCGCCGCCGCGGTGCGGTTCCTCGCCTCCGACGACGCTTCGTACATCACTGGAGCCGTCATCCCGGTTGACGGCGGATTGGGCATGGGTCACTGA
- a CDS encoding tldD family protein, actinobacterial subgroup (Predicted Zn-dependent proteases and their inactivated homologs [General function prediction only]; COG0312;~TldD family protein, Actinobacterial subgroup [Streptomyces venezuelae ATCC10712];~identified by MetaGeneAnnotator; putative), with translation MQSGTHSLDEAFTQLPLRALADAALARARALGAEHADFRLERVRSAAWRLRDAKPSGSSDTTDLGYAVRVVHGGAWGFASGVDLTMDGAARVASQAVAMAKLSAKVIAAAGSGEKVELADEPVHEEKVWVSSYEIDPFGVSAEEKSGLLADWSARLLRADGVAHVDASLLTVFENKFYADTAGTVTTQQRVRLHPQLTAVAVDGTTGEFDSMRTLAPPVGRGWEYLTGTGWDWDKELDEIPALLAEKMRAPSVDAGRYDLVVDPSNLWLTIHESIGHATELDRALGYEAAYAGTSFATFDQLGKLAYGSSVMNVTGDRTAEHGLATIGYDDEGVEGQSWDLVKDGTLVGYQMDRRIARLTGLGRSNGCAFADSPAHVPVQRMANVSLQPDPGGLSTEDLIGGVERGIYVVGDRSWSIDMQRYNFQFTGQRFFRIENGRLAGQLRDVAYQATTTDFWGSMEQVGGPQTYVLGGAFNCGKAQPGQVAAVSHGCPSALFRGVNILNTTQEAGR, from the coding sequence GTGCAATCTGGGACCCATTCCCTCGATGAAGCCTTCACCCAGCTTCCGTTGCGGGCGCTCGCCGACGCCGCCCTCGCCCGGGCCCGGGCGCTCGGCGCCGAGCACGCCGACTTCCGCCTGGAGCGGGTGCGCAGCGCCGCGTGGCGGCTGCGCGACGCCAAACCGTCGGGCTCCTCGGACACCACGGACCTCGGCTACGCGGTCCGCGTGGTGCACGGCGGGGCCTGGGGCTTCGCGTCCGGGGTCGATCTGACCATGGACGGCGCCGCGCGGGTCGCCTCGCAGGCGGTGGCCATGGCGAAGCTGTCCGCGAAGGTGATCGCCGCGGCCGGCTCCGGCGAGAAGGTGGAGCTCGCCGACGAGCCGGTGCACGAGGAGAAGGTGTGGGTCTCCTCGTACGAGATCGACCCCTTCGGCGTCTCCGCCGAGGAGAAGAGCGGGCTGCTCGCCGACTGGAGCGCGCGGCTGCTGCGCGCCGACGGCGTGGCGCACGTGGACGCGTCCCTGCTGACCGTCTTCGAGAACAAGTTCTACGCGGACACCGCCGGCACCGTCACCACCCAGCAGCGGGTCCGGCTGCACCCGCAGCTGACGGCGGTCGCCGTGGACGGCACCACCGGCGAGTTCGACTCGATGCGGACGCTGGCGCCGCCGGTCGGACGGGGCTGGGAGTACCTGACCGGCACCGGCTGGGACTGGGACAAGGAGCTGGACGAGATCCCGGCGCTGCTCGCCGAGAAGATGCGCGCGCCGAGCGTCGACGCCGGCCGCTACGACCTGGTCGTCGACCCGTCCAACCTGTGGCTGACCATCCACGAGTCGATCGGTCACGCCACCGAGCTGGACCGCGCGCTCGGCTACGAGGCGGCGTACGCGGGCACCTCGTTCGCGACCTTCGACCAGCTGGGCAAGCTGGCGTACGGCTCGTCCGTGATGAACGTGACCGGTGACCGGACCGCCGAGCACGGGCTCGCCACCATCGGCTACGACGACGAGGGCGTCGAAGGGCAGAGCTGGGACCTGGTGAAGGACGGCACGCTCGTCGGCTACCAGATGGACCGCCGGATCGCCCGGCTGACCGGCCTCGGCCGCTCCAACGGCTGCGCCTTCGCCGACTCCCCGGCGCACGTGCCGGTGCAGCGGATGGCGAACGTCTCGCTCCAGCCGGACCCGGGCGGGCTGTCCACGGAGGACCTGATCGGCGGGGTCGAGCGGGGCATCTACGTGGTCGGCGACCGTTCCTGGTCGATCGACATGCAGCGCTACAACTTCCAGTTCACCGGCCAGCGCTTCTTCCGCATCGAGAACGGCCGGCTCGCCGGACAGCTGCGGGACGTCGCGTACCAGGCGACGACCACCGACTTCTGGGGCTCGATGGAGCAGGTCGGCGGCCCGCAGACGTACGTCCTCGGCGGCGCGTTCAACTGCGGCAAGGCCCAGCCGGGCCAGGTCGCGGCGGTCTCGCACGGCTGCCCGTCCGCCCTGTTCCGGGGCGTGAACATCCTCAACACGACGCAGGAGGCCGGTCGATGA